TTCTGTAATCAAAGGTGTGATTGCTGCAAGTGCGGGGAATCACGCGCAGGGCGTGGCATACGCGGCAAAGCACTTTGGCATAAAGGCTGTGATTGTTATGCCTGAAGCCACGCCATTGCTAAAAGTAAGCGCGACAAAAGCATTAGGCGCAAAGGTCGTGCTAAGTGGGGATAATTATGATGAGGCGTATAAAAAAGCGCTAGAGTTAGCCAAGGAGCAGGATTTAACCTTTATCCACCCATTTGCTGATAGGGAAGTTATCGCTGGGCAGGGCAGTATCGCGCTTGAAATGATTGAGGAGTATAAGGATATAAGCGTGGTGGTCGTGCCTATTGGCGGGGGCGGGCTGATTAATGGCATAGGGAGCGTGTATAAGCATCTTTGTCCGCATGTGCGCGTGATTGGCGTGGTGGCAAGTGGTGCAAATGCGATGAAGCTTTCATTTGATAGCGCTAAAATTCAAAAGATAGAATCTGTGCGCACTATTGCTGATGGCATTGCTGTAAGAGATGTGAATATGGATAATTTTAAGCTCGTGCAGCAGTGTGTTGATGAGATTGTGAGCGTTGATGATGAGGAGATTGCTAATGCGATTTTATTTTTGCTTGAGCGGCAAAAGCTTGTCGTAGAGGGCGCTGGAGCGGCGAGTGTGGCAAGCGTGCTGCATCAAAAATTTAGCCTAAGTCCTAAGGATAAAGTCGCATTAGTGCTAAGCGGGGGGAATATTGACATTACTATGCTTAATGTCATTATCGAAAAGGGTTTGCTTAAATCTAATCGCAAAATGAGGCTTGAAGTGGTG
The sequence above is drawn from the Helicobacter jaachi genome and encodes:
- the ilvA gene encoding threonine ammonia-lyase gives rise to the protein MKKQSSKNTKTQNLAPQKLKDIYTQALKAKSRLESILIPTPLSYAPTLSHISKAEIYLKKENLQLTGAFKIRGAFNKIAALVEAATESANIESSATKSAVKSSAPKHKALDSVIKGVIAASAGNHAQGVAYAAKHFGIKAVIVMPEATPLLKVSATKALGAKVVLSGDNYDEAYKKALELAKEQDLTFIHPFADREVIAGQGSIALEMIEEYKDISVVVVPIGGGGLINGIGSVYKHLCPHVRVIGVVASGANAMKLSFDSAKIQKIESVRTIADGIAVRDVNMDNFKLVQQCVDEIVSVDDEEIANAILFLLERQKLVVEGAGAASVASVLHQKFSLSPKDKVALVLSGGNIDITMLNVIIEKGLLKSNRKMRLEVVLIDKPGSLQGLTNILSKVDANIVQIEYDRTSVMLKYGDALVTMALETKGAEHKELIRKQLSAHNYHFNEIT